A genomic segment from Aegilops tauschii subsp. strangulata cultivar AL8/78 chromosome 1, Aet v6.0, whole genome shotgun sequence encodes:
- the LOC109766420 gene encoding adenine nucleotide transporter BT1, chloroplastic/mitochondrial, producing the protein MSNKSGSVRLQCAEATAADWGCCFLSLSVPPPPPAAPCDADSNCGFNLAWTLHQSFHPPAGLFASVGHKVGVGFPASSSSSGATSSGNPQDPYRKYVSPEAVETSLPVPGDGVGLRGKGKKKAVRIKIKVGNSHLKRLISGGIAGAVSRTVVAPLETIRTHLMVGSNGNSSTEVFESIMKNEGWTGLFRGNFVNVIRVAPSKAIELFAFDTAKKFLTPKSGEERRIPIPPSLVAGAFAGVSSTLCTYPLELIKTRLTIQRGVYDNFLHAFVKIVREEGPAELYRGLTPSLIGVVPYAATNYFAYDTLKKVYKKMFKTNEISNVPTLLIGSAAGAISSTATFPLEVARKHMQVGAVGGRKVYKNMLHALLTILEDEGVGGLYRGLGPSCMKLVPAAGISFMCYEACKKILIEEEDE; encoded by the exons ATGAGCAACAAGAGCGGCAGCGTGCGGTTGCAATGCGCGGAGGCGACGGCAGCGGATTGGGGCTGTTGCTTCCTCTCCCTCTCCGTGCCACCACCTCCACCTGCGGCGCCCTGTGATGCAGATAGCAATTGTGGATTCAACCTGGCATGGACCCTCCACCAGTCCTTCCACCCACCCGCTGGTCTCTTTGCCAGCGTCGGCCACAAGGTGGGGGTGGGCttcccggcctcctcctcctcctctggcgcCACATCGTCGGGAAACCCCCAGGACCCGTACAGAAAGTACGTTTCACCGGAGGCCGTCGAAACATCCCTGCCGGTGCCGGGTGATGGAGTGGGGTTGCGGGGGAAGGGGAAGAAGAAAGCGGTGAGGATCAAGATTAAGGTTGGGAATTCCCACCTCAAGAGGCTCATCAGTGGGGGGATTGCAGGGGCAGTGTCAAGGACAGTTGTCGCACCTTTGGAGACGATTAGGACACATTTGATGGTCGGCAGCAATGGGAATTCATCTACGGAGGTGTTTGAGTCTATCATGAAGAATGAAGGATGGACCGGGCTGTTCCGCGGCAATTTTGTTAATGTCATTCGAGTCGCCCCGAGCAAAGCAATCGAG CTTTTTGCCTTTGATACAGCTAAGAAGTTCCTAACCCCCAAATCTGGGGAAGAACGGAGGATCCCAATCCCTCCTTCACTAGTGGCAGGGGCTTTTGCTGGTGTCAGCTCAACTCTGTGTACATACCCTCTGGAACTAATTAAGACTCGATTAACCATACAG AGAGGCGTGTATGATAACTTCCTCCATGCATTTGTGAAAATCGTCCGTGAAGAAGGCCCCGCTGAGCTGTACAGAGGCTTAACCCCAAGTCTAATCGGAGTGGTGCCATATGCAGCAACCAACTACTTCGCGTATGACACCCTTAAGAAGGTGTACAAGAAAATGTTCAAGACAAATGAAATCAGCAACGTTCCAACCCTGCTCATTGGGTCTGCTGCAGGAGCCATCTCAAGCACCGCCACATTTCCTCTTGAGGTTGCCCGCAAACACATGCAAGTCGGAGCTGTTGGCGGCCGAAAGGTATACAAGAACATGCTTCACGCTCTCCTGACCATTCTCGAGGACGAAGGGGTTGGGGGCCTCTACAGAGGACTGGGGCCTAGTTGCATGAAGCTGGTGCCTGCTGCTGGGATTTCGTTTATGTGCTACGAAGCTTGCAAGAAGATACTAATTGAGGAAGAGGACGAGTGA